TTGGACAGCGTGTTGAGCTGCGGCTGGAGGTCGCCCCAGCCCTCGACCTCGAGAACCGGACGGTACGCCGGCGTCGAGCCGTAGAACGCGAGCAGCATCCGCACCCCGGCGTCGGCGGCGGCCTGCTCCTCGGGCGTGCGGCCCATCGCGGTGATGGCCTGCGGGTAGATCGCGACCTCGGTACGCCCGGCGGTGGCGAGGCCCTCGGAGACGGCGGCGAGGGTGCGCTGGCGGACGTGGCGGTGGCTGTGGAACGGCATGACCAGCAGCCCGTCGGCGACCTCGGCGGCCGTGCGGGTCATCAGCGGCCCGAGCGCGCCGAGCAGCACCGGCGGGGCGCCGTACGGGTTGGGGCCGGGAACGAACGTCGGCGGCATCAGCGTGTGGCGGGTGTGCTCACCGACGAAGTCGAGGCGGGTGCCGTCCTGCCACGAGGTCAGGATCGCCTTGACCGCGAGGACGATCTCGCGCATCCGGGCGGCCGGCGGCGACCAGGTGGCGCCGTACCGCTTCTCGACGTGGACCTTGATCTGCGAGCCCAGCCCGAGCCGGAACCGGCCTCGTGACATCAGCTGCAGGTCCCAGGCAGCGTTGGCCAGGTGCATCGGCGAGCGTGGCATGGCGATCGCGACGTTGGTCATCAGGTCGGTCTCGACCGCCTGCGAGGCGACCGCGAGCGGCAGGAACACGTCGTGCGGGCCCTCGAAGGTGAACAGCCCGTCGACCCCGGCGCCTGTGAGCTGGCGGGCCCGCTCGGCCACGGCGTCGGGTCGGGCGTCCAGCTGCACGTCGAGAAGCATGCACCCGATCCTACAGCCGGTTCTAGAACACGTTCTAGTATCTCCCGAAGTTCTTCACGGGGCGAGGGTGAACCAGTCGGCGAAGCCGCTGGGGTCGTGCCGGCCCAGGGCGCCGTGCTCGAAGAGGCCCCAGCCCTCCTGGCCGTCGACCACGGCCCGGCCGACGTGGTCGATGACGCCGAACATGACGCGGCCCGCGACCTCGGGGGCGGCCATGTCGTAGGTGACGCGCTCGGTGAACCCCGCGCCCTTCCAGAGACCGTGGGTCCAGTCGGGGTCGCCGCCGTAGCCGCCGCCGACGTGCAGGGGCACGGCGAGCTTGGAGTCGACCTGGATGTCCAGCTTCTCGCCGTCCTGGGTGGTGCACGCGATGGTCGCGCCGGTCGGCACCCGGGTGCCGGAGGTGTAGTGCACCCGCACCTGGGGCCAGCCGAGCTGCTCGATGCGCCCGTCCTTCCACACCCGGTGGCAGTCGTTGAGCCCGCGGTAGCCGTCGGGCTCCTCCTGGATGATCAGGCAGATCATGAAGTCGTCGAAGCGCATCGACACGTAGAGCCACCACATGCCCTCGAACTCCGGTGTCGCGGGCGCGCCTGCCGGTGGGGCCTCGCCCACCGGACGGATGCCCCAGGAGCGGTCGCGGGCGCCGACCCACCTGTCGGGGGTGACGGCGATGTCGGTCCCGTCGATGGTGATGTGGCCCTGCCACGTGCCGACCTGGGCGAAGCGCTGGGCGTCGAGGGTGACCCGCGAGCCCGAGCGCATCACGTGCGGCATCTCCTTCAGCGCCGGGAACGAGGCGTCCCAGGTGAGGTCGGCGGCGATGCCCTCCGTCTCCTCGAGGACCATCCGCACCTTCTGCAGCGGCTCGATGACCTCGACGCGGTAGGCGCCCACGTGCTGGTTCATCCGGTCGTCGTCGATCGGGTCGCCGAGGTGGACGGTCGTCTGCTCGTCGCCGCGGCGCACCATGAAGAAGGCGTCCTTGGTGCCGAGGTTGGGGTAGTAGCCGTGGCCGAAGATGGCGAAGATGTCACCGCTGCGGTCGTGGGCGTTGAAGTAGGAGCGGTCGTAGAAGTTGCGGTCGCTCGACGCCGCCCAAGTGACCGGCAACGGCGCCTGGTGGATCGGGTACTCGTCGAGACCGCTGAGACCGTGGTGGGCGGATCTGCTGGGGTGCTGGGTCACGTCAGGCCCCCGCCCGCATCCACGATGCCGTGCTCGGTCCAGGTGGCATCGGCAGCGTGGGGGAGTGCGGGATCACGTCCGCTAGTTCAGTAGAACGTGTTTCAGTTGTCAAGTGCGACTCATGACAGACCGCCCGAGCACCAGGGGCCCCAGGGCGATCGCGGCCGCCGCGACACGTGGCGATGCGCCGACCCTCGCTGGCACCGCCACCCGGTCCTCGGCCTGGTCCTGGGGCCGCAGGACAACGAAGAACGGCGGCTGACGCTGCAGGACGTCGAAGACGTTCTCGCAGGTCGGCCGCCGTTCTCGGCAACTACTGTCAGCGGGTGAAGCGCGCTGGTCAGATGTCGTAGTACAGCTCGAACTCGTGGGGGTGAGGACGGGCCTGGACGGGCAGGATCTCCTGCGTGCGCTTGTACTCGATCCACGTCTCGATCAGGTCGGGCGTGAACACGTTGCCGGCCGTCAGGTAGTCGTGGTCCTGCTCGAGCGCGACGAGCACCTCGTTCAGCGACGTGGGCACCTGCTCGATGTCGGCCATCTCGTCCGGCGGGAGCTCGTAGATGTCCTTGTCCACCGGGGCGGGCGGCTCGATCTTGTTCTTGATGCCGTCGATGCCGGCCAGCAGCAGGGCCGAGAAGGCCAGGTACGGGTTGGCCGACGGGTCGGGGCAGCGGAACTCGATGCGCTTGGCCTTCGGGTTCGATCCGGTGATCGGGATCCGCACGCAGGCCGAGCGGTTGCGCTGCGAGTAGACCAGCGAGATCGGGGCCTCGAAGCCGGGGACCAGGCGGTGGTAGGAGTTCACCGTCGGGTTGGTGAAGGCCAGCAGCGACGGGGCGTGCTTGAGGATGCCGCCGATGTAGTAGCGCGCCATGTCCGACAGGCCGCCGTACCCGGTCTCGTCGTAGAACAGGGGTTTGCCCTCGTTCCAGATCGACTGGTGCACGTGCATGCCGGAGCCGTTGTCGCCGAAGATCGGCTTGGGCATGAAGGTGGCGGTCTTGCCGTTGCGCCAGGCCGTGTTCTTGATGATGTACTTGAACTTCATCACGTCGTCGGCGGCCTTGAGCAGCTCGTCGAACTTGTAGTTGATCTCCGCCTGGCCGGCGGTGCCGACCTCGTGGTGGGCGCGCTCGACGTGCAGCCCGGCGTTCTCCAGCTCGATGACCATCTCGTCGCGCAGCTCACCGAAGTGGTCGGTGGGCGCGACGGGGAAGTAGCCGCCCTTGTACTTGACCTTGTAGCCGCGGTTGTCGTTCTCGAACGCGTCACCGGTGTTCCAGGCGCCGGCCGAGGAGTTGATCTCGTAGTAGCCGGCGTTGGCCTTGGTCTCGAAGCGCACGTTGTCGAAGACGTAGAACTCGGCCTCGGGGGCGAAGAACGCCTGGTCGCCGATGCCGGTGGTGGCCATGTAGGCCATCGCCTTGCGCGCGATGTTGCGCGGGTCGCGCGAGTAGGCCTCGCCCGAGATCGGGTCGTGGATGAAGAAGTTGACCACCAGCGTCTTGGCGACGCGGAAGGGGTCGATGTAGGCCGTCGTCGGGTCCGGGAACAGGTTCATGTCGGACTCGTGGATGGCCTGGAAGCCGCGGATGGACGAACCGTCGAAACCCAGGCCGTCGTCGAAGACCGACTGGTCGAAGGACGAGACCGGGATCGTGAAGTGCTGCATGACACCGGGCAGGTCGCAGAAGCGCACGTCGACCATCGCGACGCCCTCGTCCTTGATGTACTTGAGCAGCTCCTCGCTGTTCTGGAACATTCGTCCTCCTTGGTCGTCGTCGTCCGACGACCGGCAGATCTGAGAGTGGACACCCGCGGCGACGCTGCCCCGGACGATGCCGTCACCTTACGAGAAGGCCAGTTTCGTCACCGTATCGGACGTGTTTCCCCCATGTAACAGCCGTCCGCGCAGTGACCCTGCCGGGTGGTTGCCTAGGCTGGCAGCGTGAACCAGGCCCCTCCCCGTGTCATCGAGACCGCGTCGTGGTCGCGCCGCATCCTCGCTCTCCTGGTGGACTGGTTCGCCAGCACGTTGGCGGTGCTGCCGTTCGCGACCGTGTACGGCGCCTCCGCCGACCCGGCGGCGAGCTTCTACGTCCTCGGCGTCTTCGTGGTCGAGTCCGCGGTCCTCACCGCGCTCCTGGGCGGCTCGTTCGGCAAGATCGCGACCCGGCTGCGGGTCGTGCACGCCTCCGGCGACCCCCGCCCGCCCGGCCTGCTGCCGGCCCTGGCCCGCCAGATCCTGGTGGCGGTCGTGGTGCCCCCGCTCGTCTTCCGCCCCGACGGTCGCGGACTGCACGACATCGCAGCCGGCACCGCGACCGTGACCCTGTCGACGTTTCGGAGCATCACCGCGCGGTGATGCTCCGACCAGCAACCCACTGAGAGAGGCACCCCCATGAAGCGCACCCTGACCTGGCGACGTACCGCCGCTGCGGCCGTCCTCCCGCTGGCCCTGACCGGCCTCAGCGCCTGCGGCGGTGACGACGCCGAGAAGGCAGACGACACCAGCAGCACCTCGTCACAGACCGACACCGAGGAGAGCGACACTGAGGAGAGCGACGCCCCCGAGGCCGGTGCCGAGGTGAGCACCGATGAGTTCATCGGCCTGGTCACCGGCGCCTTCGAGAAGGCGACCACCGCCAAGCTGACCATGTCCTCCGAGTCGGCCGGTGCCCCGATGGTGGGGGAGGGCGAGGTCGACTTCTCGAGCAACCCGATGGCCATGAAGTTCCTGATGCCGGACCCCGCCGGCGGCGGCGGGGAGAGCGAGGTCATCATGGTCGACTCGGTCATGTACATGCAGATGGCCGAGGCCCAGGGCAAGTACGTCAAGATCGACTTCAGCGACATGGGTGGCGGCGCGCTGGGGTCGATGATGGCCGACTCCATGGACCCCTCCAAGCAGGCCGAGCTGATGGAGCGCGGGCTGGTCTCGGCCACCTTCATCGGCGAGGAGGACGTCGACGGCGAGGACATGGACCACTACAGCGCCACCGTCGACGGCGAGGACGCCCTGAAGTCGATCGAGGGCTTCGAGGACCTGCCGAAGTCGGCGATCCCCGACGACATGACCTACGACATCTGGTTCGATGACGAGGGCCTGGTCCGCAAGATCGTCTTCGACATGGCCGAGGCCGGTGGGGCGACGGAGATGAAGATGGACGACTGGGGCACCGACGTCAGCATCGAGGCGCCGCCCGCCGACCAGGTCACCACCATGGCCGACATGATGGGCAGCATGGGCTGATCGAGGCCCGCAACAGCGAGAAGGGCGGCGAGGTCATCGACCTCGCCGCCCTTCTCGTGTTGTAGGCGCGCCTCAGCGCCCGCGCATGCCCTTCATGCTGGTCGGCACCGGCCCCTTGGGCAGCGGCACCGCCGGGCGGCTGGCGTCGAGGGCCTTGAGCCGGTTGCGGATGTCGGTGATGTCGGCCGGGCGGACCTGGCGCTTCATCTTCCGCAGGTGCTTCATCAGCTTGTCCAGCGGCACCTGGCCGTCCTCACGACCCACCACGACCTCGTGCACGGGGGTCTCGGAGGCGACGCGCGCGTGCTTCTTGCGCTCGCTCACCATCAGGGCGCGCAGCCGGGTGCCGTTGCCCTCACCGACCAGGATGATGCCCGGGGGGCCCACCACGCGGTGCACGACGTCCTGCTGGCGGTTGAAGGCGATCGCGGTGTCGGTGTGCCAGCCGCGCTTGAGCATGTTGAGCGAGGCCGCGGCGGCGCCGGGCTGGCCCTCCATCTGGCTGTACGCCGACGCCTGCGCGCGACGGCTGAAGAGGATCAGCGCGCCGAGGGTTCCGAAGAGGATCCCGCCCACGACCGAGAGCACCCACTCGATGGCGCCGCTGCCGGGCAGGATCTTGAACAGCAGGAACCCGAGGGCTCCCACGACGAGGAAGGTCAGCAGGAGCCAGAGCCCGATGCGCGGGTCTGTCCTCTTGGTGATCCGGTAGGTCTCGGCGAACTGCTGGCGGCGGTTCATCGATGACGGGTCGGTCTGCTTGGCCATGCGGGGGAGTGCCTCACTCGGGTCGGCCCGGGGCTCGACCCGGGCGGCGGTCAGACGGTGGCGCCCTCTCGCGCCTCCATCGCCTGACCGTACAGGCGTCCGGCGCGGTAAGACGAACGGACCAGCGGTCCGGACATGACGCCGGAGAAGCCGATCTCGTCGGCCTCGTCCTTGAGCTCGACGAACTCCTCGGGCTTGACCCAGCGCTCGACGGGGTGGTGACGCGCGGAGGGGCGCAGGTACTGGGTGATCGTGATCAGCTCGCAGCCCGCCTCGTGCAGGTCGCGCAGGGCCTGGCTGACCTCCTCGCGGGTCTCGCCCATGCCCAGGATCAGGTTCGACTTGGTGATCAGGCCGAAGTCGCGGGCCTGGGTGATGACGTCGAGGGAGCGGTCGTAGCGGAAGGCGGGACGGATCCGCTTGAAGATGCGCGGCACCGTCTCGACGTTGTGGGCCAGCACCTCGGGCCGCGACTCGAAGACCTCGCGCAGCAGGTCGGGCTTGCCGTTGAAGTCCGGGATCAGGTTCTCCACCCCGGTGTCGGGGTTGAGCTCGTGGATCACGCGGACCGTCTCGGCGTACAGCCAGGCGCCCCCGTCGGGCAGGTCGTCGCGGGCGACGCCGGTGATGGTGGCGTAGCGCAGCTGCATCTTCTGCACCGACTCCGCCACCCGGCGCGGCTCGTCGCGGTCCAGCGGCTGCGGCTTGCCGGTGTCGATCTGGCAGAAGTCGCAGCGTCGGGTGCACTGGTCGCCGCCGATGAGGAAGGTCGCCTCGCGGTCCTCCCAGCACTCGAAGATGTTGGGGCAGCCGGCCTCCTGGCACACGGTGTGCAGGCCCTCGCCCTTGACGAGCGCCTGCAGCTCCTTGTACGCGGGGCCCATCTTGGCCCGGGTCTTGATCCATTCCGGCTTGCGCTCGATGGGGGTCTCGGCGTTGCGGACCTCGAGTCGGAGGAGCTTGCGGCCTTCGGGTGCGGGTGCCTCAGTCACGGCCTCGACTGTACGCCGCCGCCCCAGCGCCAGCCGAGTCGGCGCCACCCGACCCGGCGTCGCGGATCAGGGCACGTCGCGGCGGCGGTACGAGACCAGCGAGACCGCCCCGGCACCCAGCAGCAGGAGGCCGAGGTAGGCGCCGGCATCGGCCGCGGTGACCACCTGCTCGCCGTCGCAGTCGACGCCACGCACCCGCCGACCGCTGAGGCACTCCTCGGGCAGGCTGCTCTCGTCGTAGTAGCGGGCCTCGTTGGTCACCCACCCCGCCAGGTGCGTCTGCGGCTGCCACCGCTGGCTGCTGTCCGGCCCACCGCTGTTGAGCAGCCCGATGAGGGTGCCGCCGACGACGGAGACCGCGAAGAGCACCCCGATGGTGGCCACGGTGCTGCGGAAGAGCATCGTCAGGGCGTAGCCGCCCAGGGCGGCAGCGCCGGCCAGCACGGCGCTGCGCAGGACCAGCTCGAAGCCGTCACCCACGACGCCGCCACCGGTGGGGAGGCCGCGCGACCCGGCGAGCACCCACAGCCCGGTCCAGTACGCCGCGAGCACCAGGCCCGCCACCAGCGTCCCGGTCGCCAGGACCACGAGCGCCTTGGCGGCCCACACGCGGGATCGGCGGGGTTCGAAGAGCAGCTGGTTGCTCATGGACCCGGAGTTCCAGTCGTGGCCCACGAACGTGGTGCCCACCAGGAGCATCAGCAGCCCCACGACCGCCACCACCCCGAGGACCGAGCCCGCGCGGACCTCCTGGTCGAGCAGCAGGGTCGAGCGGCCGCCGTACCAGTCCAGGATCTGGGCCTCGCAGGCAGCGGTCACGACCTCGGCGTCCTGCGAGTTCGGCTCGGGATAGAGGAAGTTCGCGGGGTCGCGCTCGCAGCGGCGCACCTCCTTGGCGGCGTACCGCTCGGAGAGGATCTGGTCGCGCTCGCCCTCGGAGACCGGGCGGGTGTTCCAGGCGGTCGCAGCGAAGATGAGGGCCGGCACGGCCACGGCAGCCACCAGCAGCAGCACGATCGCACGGCGCCAGCGCAGCCGGGTGGCCTCGACCCGCAGCAGGGACCTCATGCGGCACCGCCCATCTCGGACTGGCCCATCTGGGACTGGCCCATCTCGGACTGACCCAGGGTGTCGCCGGCGGTGAGCTCGAGGAAGTAGCTCTCGAGGTCCTGGCGCTGGGCGCTGAGCCCCTCGAGCCAGATCCCGGCCTCACCGAGCAGTCGGGTGACCTCGGCGGGCCGTTCGGTGTCGACGAGGAACGAGGCGTCGTCGGGCCCGGGGCGGGTGGTGAGACCGGCCGCGTCGAGCAGGCGTCTCGCTTCGCCGGGCACCGCCACCTCCACGCGGTAGGCCGCGCCCGCGGCCAGCAGGTCGGCCACGGTGCCGGAGGCCAGCAGCCGACCGTTGCCGATGATGGTCGCCGAGGTGCAGACCTGCTGGACCTCGGCGAGGATGTGGGAGCTGAGCAGCACCGTGACACCGCGTTCGCCGAGGGAGCGGATCGTGTCCCGGATCTCGCGGATGCCTGCGGGGTCGAGGCCGTTGGTCGGCTCGTCGAGGATCAGCAGGGCGGGGTCCTTGAGCAGGGTGGCCGCGATCGCGAGGCGCTGCTTCATGCCGAGCGAGTAGGAGCGGAACCGGTCGCCGTCGCGGCCGGTGAGCCCGACGGTCTCGATCGCCTCGTCGACGCGGGTGTCGGGACCGTCGATGGAGCGGGAGAGCAGCAGGAGGTTCTGCCGGCCGGTGAGGTTGGGGGAGAACTTGGGCGACTCCACCACCGCTCCGACGCGGCCCACGACCTGCGGCAGCTCGGTGGGCACCGGACGCCCGAACAGGCGCATCGTGCCGCTGGTGGCCCGCGCCAGGCCCAGCAGCATCCGGATCGTGGTGGTCTTGCCGGAGCCGTTGGGACCCAGGAAACCGTGCACGCCGCCGGCAGGCACCGCGAGGTCGAGCCCGGCCACGGCGACCCGGGTGCCCTGACGGGTGCGGTACTCCTTGCGGAGCGCGGTCGTCTCGATGATCAGGTCGTGCCCGGTGTCGGTCCCGAGACCGCTGGAGGTGCTCACCGGGAGAGGGTCGCAGAACGCGCAGTCCTCACCTCGGCGACGCGCCGCCGAGCCGGCTCAGCTGCCGGGCGTCACCAGCTCGATGCGGGGGCCACGCCCCGGCTCGGGGCGGGCGTCGTAGTCGGGCGTGGGCACGTAGGCGTCCCAGGTGAGCATCCTGGCCAGCTCGGTGCGCAGCACCGGCAGGACCTCCTCGACGCCGACCCGTCGGCCGGTCTCGACGCTCAGGGTCGTGACCCCGGCGTCGGCGATCCCGCAGGGCACGAACCGGTCGTACCAGCCGAGGTCGACGTCGCAGTTGAGCGCGATGCCGTGCATCGTGACCCCGCGGCTGACCCGGATGCCGATGGCGCCGACCTTGCGCTCCTGGCGCAGCCCGTCGGCGCGCAGCCACACCCCGCTGCGGCCCGGCACGCGGGCGGTCTCGACCCCGAAGTGGGCACAGGTGGCGATCATCGCCTCCTCCATGCGGCGCACGAAGTCGACCACCTTGACGTGGTCGGGCAGCGCCACGATCGGGTAGGCCACCACCTGGCCCGGACCGTGGAAGGTGATCTTGCCGCCGCGGTCGACGTCGATCACCGGAGCCCCGCCCGCGTCGAGCGGCCGCTCGTGGGGGTCGGTGCGCTTGCCGGCGGTGTAGGTCGGCGGGTGCTCCAGCAGCAGCACCGTGCCGGGTCGCTCCCCGGCCACCACCTGGGCGTGCACCCCACGTTGGAGGTCCCAGGCAGCCAGGTAGTCGACGGCCTCGTCGCCCAGCCCGGCGACCTCGAACTGCACCTCGTCCATGCCGGCGACCCTACGCCTGTGGACAACGTGGTGGCCGCCGGTGTCCTGGGGGAAGGAGGAGGGCATGGCTGTCGTCCCCGTGTCCCGTGCCGCCCCGGTGGCCGTCGTCCTGGTGCTGCTCGTGCTGCTGGTCCTCGTCCCGCAGGGGGTGGCGGGTCCGGTGGCGGCGGCCGTGCCGGACCTGGCGGCGCCGGGGGCGCAGGAGCAGCGGGCGCGCACGGTCCTGGCCCGCTGGGACACCCGGCGCGGTCGGGCGTGGGAGCGGGGCGACCGGCTCGCGCTGGGCGCGCTGTACGCCGATCGGTCGCGGGCCGGCCGGCGCGACCTGCGGATGCTCGACGCCTGGCTCGACCGGGGCCTGCGGGTGCGGGGGATGCAGGTGCACGTGCTGGCGCTCGACGTGCTCGCCGCGCGCCGGCACCGGCTCCGCCTGCGGGTCACCGACCGGCTCGCCGACGCGGTCGCCGTCGGCAGCGGCGTACGACGGGTGCTGCCGGAGGACCGGCCGACCACCCGGTCGCTCGTGCTCACCCGCCGCGACGGCGCCTGGGTGGTGGAGTCGGTGCGGCTCGCGTGGTGAGGCTCAGTCGGCGGCCAGCCCCGCCGAGACGACGGCCGCGACATCGGGGTCGTGGAACCGGTAGCCGGCCGCCAGCAGGGCCGCGGGGCGGACGTTGAGCGAGCCGAGGAGCTCGGGGGCCATCTTCCCGGCGGCCACCCGCAGCAACGGCGCCGGCACGGTGGCGAAGCTCGGCCGCTGCACCGCGGAGGCGAGGGTGTCGGTGAACTCGGCGTTCGTCGGGGTCGTCTCGCAGCACAGGTTGAACGCACCGGAGGCGCTCTCGTGCTCGGCGAGGTGGACGACCGCGTCGACCCAGTCGCGCAGCGAGATCATCGCCATGTGCTGGCGACCGTTGCCCAGCCTGCCCCCGAGACCGAGCTTGAACAGCGTGATCAGCTGCTTGAGCGGGGGGCTGCGGCGGTCCATGACCGGCGAGGTGCGCAGCACGCAGACCCGCGAGCCGGCGTCGCGCGCGGCGGTGGTGGCGTCCTCCCACTCCCGGCTCACCTCGGTGAGCAGCGCGTCGCCGCGGCTGTCGGACTCCTCGGTCAGCGGCTGCGAGCCGTGGTCGCCATAGATCGCGATGCCGTTGCCGGCCAGGAAGGCCGGCGGCCGGTCGGCCCCGGCGATGATCTCCGCCAGCAGCCGGGTGGTGCGGACCCTGCTGTCGCGGACCTCGCGGGCCCACTTCTGCGAGTGCACGTTGCCGATCAGCGGGGCGCCCGCCAGGTTGACCACGACGTCGGCGCCGGCGACGAGGCCGCGGTCGACCACGCCGGCGTACGGGTCCCAGGTGGAGGCGTCGGCCTCGCTGGTGGGGCTGCGCACGAGCCGGGTGACGCGGTGCCCCCGCTCGCGCAGCGCGTTGCCGAGATGGGTGCCCAGGAACCCGGACGCCCCGCCGATGACCACGTGAAGACTCATGCGCCCACCCTGTCAGCCCCCGCCTCCCCGCGGGTCACCTGCTCAGGCGCGACCCGGCCCAGATATCCCCGGCGGGTTCTAGGTAGTGATGCAACACCTCGATGACTGAGGAGTTGTGCCATGGCTCGACCGATGCGGCCCAGGGAGCTCGACCGTCCGTTCTGGGAGGCGATCCGTTCCGGGCTGGGAGTGAAGTCGGCTGCCCGTGTGACGGGCATGTCGGCGACCACGTCTAAGCGGGTCTTCCGCAAGGCTGGCGGGGTGAACCCTGTTCCTGTGAACCCGCCGGTGGGCCGGTATCTGTCCTGGGTCGAGCGCGAGGACATCGCAGCGTTGACCCATGCCGGCCACGGGGTCCGTGAGGTCGCGCGTCGTACTGGCAGGAGCCCAGCCACGATCAGCCGCGAGCTGGCCCGTGGTGCGACCGGTCGTGGGTACCGGGCCTCGGTGGCCCAGTCCAAGGTCGATCGTGGCCGCACGAGGTCGCGGGGGGCGAAGCTGGCCACCAACCTGCAGTTGCGCAGAGCGGTCCAAGACCACCTGGTCCAGCGTCGCAGCCCCGAACAGATCGCTGGCAGACTTCGACGCGACTTCCCCGACGATCCGGAGATGCGGGTGTCACCCGAGACGATCTACCAGTCGCTGTACATCCAGGCCCGCGGCGGGCTGAAGCGCGAGTTGAGCGCGCACCTGCGCACCGGACGTTCGATGCGCAAACCCCACCGCCGTGAGGCCGAGCGACGCGGCCGGATCCCCGGCATGGTCATGATCAGCGAACGACCCGCCGAGGTCGAGGACCGCGCCGTGCCCGGGCACTGGGAAGGCGACCTGATCCTCGGCTCGACCGCCTCGAAGTCCGCGGTGGGCACCCTGGTCGAGCGCAGCACCGGGTTCGTGATGCTGCTGCACCTGCCCGGCGACCACGGCGCCTTGGCGGTCCAAGAAGCGCTCGTGGCGAAGATGGCCACCCTGCCCGAGCAGCTGCGCCGCTCGCTGACCTGGGACCAGGGCGGCGAGATGGCCAACCACGTCGCGATCGCCGAGGCCACCGGCCTGGAGATCTACTTCTGTGACCCGCACTCGCCCTGGCAACGCGGCTCGAACGAGAACACCAACGGCCTGCTGCGCCAGTACCTGCCCAAGGGCACCGACCTGTCCTTCTACGGCCCCGGCCTGCTCGACAACATCGCCTCCGAGCTCAACGCCCGACCCCGCAAACGCCACGACTTCCAAACCCCAGCCGAGGTCCTCGACCAACTACTCTCAGACCCCATCACCAACCACGGTGTTGCGTGACTACCTAGATTCCGCCCCCTCGACCCGGCCCAGATATCCCCTCGACCCGGCCCAGATATCCCCTCGACCCGGCCCAAATATCGCGCTGACTCGGCCTAGATGTGCACGGGCACATTCGCGCCGACTCGGTGCGACATCTGCGCCGGGTCAGCGCGACATCTGGGCCGACTCGCGGGTTCTGCTGGTCCTCGGTGCTCCCGACCCCGGGAGGCTGCCCTGGTGCGACCGGGGTGCTGGAGGCTCAGCCGGCGAGGTGGCGCCAGCGGGGGGCCAGCCGGGACCAGGGTCCGCTGGCGGCGATGGTGCCGTCGACGAGGACCACGACGCGGTCGGCGCGGGCGAGGGCGGCGGTCTTGGAGGTCGCCCCGACCACGGTGGTCCCGCGGGCACGCAGCGACTCCCACAGCTCGATCTCGGTGGCGGCGTCCAGGGCCGAGGACACGTCGTCGGCCAGCAGCAGCTCGGCGTCGCAGGCCAGGGCACGGGCGAGCGCGACGCGCTGCACCTGCCCGCCCGAGAGGCGTACGCCGCGGTGCCCGACCAGCGAGTCGGCGCCGCCGGCCTCCTCCACGTCGCGGCCCAGCCGGGCGGCCGCGACGGCCGGGTCGACCTGGCGGTGCTGGTGGTCGAGGCTGATGTTGTCGCGGAACGTGCCGGAGAGCACGCGCGGCACCTGGGCCACGTGGGCCACCCGGCCGGGACGCAGCTGGGTCTGCGGCTCGTCGAGCAGCCGACCGTTCCAGCGCACCTCCCCGGTCGTCGACACCAGCCCGGCCAGGGCGCCGAGCAGGCTGGACTTGCCGGAGCCGACCTGGCCCAGCAGCAGCACCAGCTCGCCCCGCGCGACCTGCAGGTCGATGCCGTGCGCGCCGACGGTGCCGTCGTCGTGGACGGCGCTGAGGCCGCGCACGTCGAGCTCGTGCAGCGGGTCGTGGCTCTGGGCGGCCGGACGGGGCGCGGCGCCGCTGACCAGGTCGACGCCCGGCGGCTCGGCCATCAGGTCTCCGCCGCCGGCGAGCCGGCTGGTCTCGTGCATCCAGGCGCGGGTGCCGGGGGCCTCGGTCACGATCGACCCGGCCACGCGGCCGAA
This Nocardioides dokdonensis FR1436 DNA region includes the following protein-coding sequences:
- a CDS encoding ABC transporter ATP-binding protein gives rise to the protein MSTSSGLGTDTGHDLIIETTALRKEYRTRQGTRVAVAGLDLAVPAGGVHGFLGPNGSGKTTTIRMLLGLARATSGTMRLFGRPVPTELPQVVGRVGAVVESPKFSPNLTGRQNLLLLSRSIDGPDTRVDEAIETVGLTGRDGDRFRSYSLGMKQRLAIAATLLKDPALLILDEPTNGLDPAGIREIRDTIRSLGERGVTVLLSSHILAEVQQVCTSATIIGNGRLLASGTVADLLAAGAAYRVEVAVPGEARRLLDAAGLTTRPGPDDASFLVDTERPAEVTRLLGEAGIWLEGLSAQRQDLESYFLELTAGDTLGQSEMGQSQMGQSEMGGAA
- the lipB gene encoding lipoyl(octanoyl) transferase LipB, coding for MDEVQFEVAGLGDEAVDYLAAWDLQRGVHAQVVAGERPGTVLLLEHPPTYTAGKRTDPHERPLDAGGAPVIDVDRGGKITFHGPGQVVAYPIVALPDHVKVVDFVRRMEEAMIATCAHFGVETARVPGRSGVWLRADGLRQERKVGAIGIRVSRGVTMHGIALNCDVDLGWYDRFVPCGIADAGVTTLSVETGRRVGVEEVLPVLRTELARMLTWDAYVPTPDYDARPEPGRGPRIELVTPGS
- a CDS encoding TIGR01777 family oxidoreductase, producing MSLHVVIGGASGFLGTHLGNALRERGHRVTRLVRSPTSEADASTWDPYAGVVDRGLVAGADVVVNLAGAPLIGNVHSQKWAREVRDSRVRTTRLLAEIIAGADRPPAFLAGNGIAIYGDHGSQPLTEESDSRGDALLTEVSREWEDATTAARDAGSRVCVLRTSPVMDRRSPPLKQLITLFKLGLGGRLGNGRQHMAMISLRDWVDAVVHLAEHESASGAFNLCCETTPTNAEFTDTLASAVQRPSFATVPAPLLRVAAGKMAPELLGSLNVRPAALLAAGYRFHDPDVAAVVSAGLAAD
- a CDS encoding IS30 family transposase is translated as MARPMRPRELDRPFWEAIRSGLGVKSAARVTGMSATTSKRVFRKAGGVNPVPVNPPVGRYLSWVEREDIAALTHAGHGVREVARRTGRSPATISRELARGATGRGYRASVAQSKVDRGRTRSRGAKLATNLQLRRAVQDHLVQRRSPEQIAGRLRRDFPDDPEMRVSPETIYQSLYIQARGGLKRELSAHLRTGRSMRKPHRREAERRGRIPGMVMISERPAEVEDRAVPGHWEGDLILGSTASKSAVGTLVERSTGFVMLLHLPGDHGALAVQEALVAKMATLPEQLRRSLTWDQGGEMANHVAIAEATGLEIYFCDPHSPWQRGSNENTNGLLRQYLPKGTDLSFYGPGLLDNIASELNARPRKRHDFQTPAEVLDQLLSDPITNHGVA